The Rhinoderma darwinii isolate aRhiDar2 chromosome 8, aRhiDar2.hap1, whole genome shotgun sequence genome has a window encoding:
- the LOC142658818 gene encoding C5a anaphylatoxin chemotactic receptor 1-like has product MELNYSNSADYDYEYYNDPVSGGTHLITVYYGVALFLNILVVVLGIPGNGLVMWITSFEMKRSVNTIWFLNLAVADLLCCLSGPFIITHIILGYWPLGLFTCRLIPSILLINMFASVLLLTMISVDRCALVMKPVWCQNNRTVAKAYVACAIMWILALILSSPSFIFRNIIEYKGKELCVQDYTIIVHDHRQRVENIIVICRLLIGFIFPFLVIVTCYSILMYRVKERFTHNTKTMKVVLTVIIGFFVCWLPYHVAGLILALHRNDTALYQSTEKVDQIFIAIAFMNSCINPIIYVLLGQDFKSKFKKSISLILKNVLAEDVSQSHDSRKSKSMSETKNTDTFV; this is encoded by the coding sequence ATGGAATTAAATTACAGTAATTCCGCTGACTACGACTATGAGTATTATAACGATCCAGTATCAGGGGGTACACATCTAATAACTGTCTATTATGGGGTTGCATTATTTTTGAACATCCTCGTGGTCGTGCTCGGTATTCCCGGGAATGGTTTGGTGATGTGGATAACTTCCTTCGAAATGAAACGCTCGGTGAACACTATATGGTTCCTAAACCTGGCAGTGGCGGATCTCCTGTGCTGTCTCTCAGGGCCGTTTATTATCACACACATAATCCTGGGATATTGGCCCCTGGGCCTCTTCACCTGCAGGTTAATCCCTTCAATTCTTTTGATAAACATGTTTGCCAGCGTCCTCCTCCTGACTATGATCAGTGTCGATCGTTGTGCCTTGGTGATGAAACCTGTATGGTGTCAGAACAACAGAACTGTGGCAAAGGCTTATGTGGCATGTGCGATTATGTGGATCCTGGCCCTGATATTGAGCAGCCCATCCTTCATCTTTCGGAACATCATTGAATACAAGGGGAAAGAATTATGTGTACAAGACTATACCATAATTGTACATGACCATCGGCAAAGGGTGGAAAACATCATTGTCATTTGTCGTCTATTAATAGGTTTTATCTTTCCATTTCTTGTCATTGTTACCTGCTACAGCATACTAATGTATAGGGTGAAAGAGCGGTTTACACATAACACCAAGACAATGAAAGTAGTCCTTACAGTGATCATTGGGTTCTTCGTATGTTGGCTTCCTTACCATGTGGCGGGATTGATTCTGGCTTTACATCGAAATGACACAGCATTATACCAATCCACAGAGAAAGTTGATCAAATATTTATCGCCATCGCTTTCATGAACAGCTGCATTAACCCCATCATTTACGTGCTATTGGGCCAGGATTTCAAAAGCAAATTTAAAAAATCCATCAGTTTAATATTAAAGAACGTCTTGGCGGAAGACGtgagtcagtcacatgactccaggaAGTCAAAGTCAATGTCCGAAACTAAGAATACAGATACTTTTGTATAA